In Halovivax gelatinilyticus, the following are encoded in one genomic region:
- a CDS encoding OmpA family protein, whose product MSAGRSRERAVEEPKRRALADNATGPVEGITNFAQERHERALERADDGIDETDCAIGRPTHEDLRRTRSWAISADFSADVSWRGPGIGAEIFELVNRETGRAHEIRMIPLGVGFDISPIGLSSGPPNYTLFRTDEPVNFTDFHGVGARVTGMRALVGSVTYLTLWGDMAYFSDRLAYVRMSGWGLNTAGPSLAHGVTRLCYGDGEPTGLVPRVLNLPPRDPPRPPREPHFRVPAMEDERIDVPNDVLFAFDSAELSSGADDTLTHLADLLNNRLRKPVDIEGHTDSIGDPDYNMDLSIRRAEAVKAWFVDDEVYGAEAFTVRGKGETDPVAPNTHDDGSDNPEGRAKNRRVTIRAVWNV is encoded by the coding sequence ATGAGTGCTGGGAGATCGAGAGAGCGCGCCGTCGAGGAGCCAAAACGCAGAGCCCTCGCCGACAACGCAACGGGTCCGGTCGAGGGTATCACCAACTTCGCCCAGGAACGCCACGAGCGAGCGCTCGAACGCGCCGACGACGGAATCGACGAAACTGACTGCGCCATCGGCCGACCGACGCACGAAGACCTTCGACGGACGAGATCGTGGGCGATATCGGCCGATTTCAGCGCCGACGTTAGCTGGAGGGGACCCGGGATCGGCGCGGAGATATTCGAACTGGTCAACCGCGAGACCGGGCGGGCCCACGAGATCAGAATGATACCGCTGGGCGTCGGCTTCGATATCTCCCCAATCGGCCTCTCTTCCGGCCCGCCAAACTACACCCTGTTCAGGACGGACGAACCGGTCAACTTCACCGATTTCCACGGCGTCGGGGCGCGAGTGACGGGGATGCGGGCGCTCGTCGGGTCCGTCACGTACCTCACGCTCTGGGGGGATATGGCGTACTTTTCGGATCGGTTGGCGTACGTCCGGATGAGCGGCTGGGGACTCAACACGGCCGGACCGAGCCTGGCTCACGGCGTCACCAGACTGTGTTACGGCGACGGCGAACCGACCGGGCTCGTCCCCCGAGTGCTCAACCTGCCGCCTCGCGATCCGCCGCGACCGCCACGCGAACCGCACTTTCGCGTCCCAGCGATGGAAGACGAGCGGATCGACGTTCCGAACGACGTCCTCTTCGCGTTCGACTCCGCCGAACTCTCTTCCGGTGCCGACGATACGCTCACGCATCTCGCCGATCTCCTCAACAACCGCCTCCGCAAGCCCGTCGACATCGAGGGTCACACCGACTCGATCGGCGATCCCGATTACAATATGGATCTATCGATACGGCGCGCCGAGGCGGTCAAAGCGTGGTTCGTCGATGACGAAGTCTACGGCGCCGAAGCGTTCACGGTCCGCGGAAAGGGAGAAACCGACCCGGTCGCCCCGAACACCCACGACGACGGGTCGGACAACCCCGAAGGGCGAGCGAAGAATCGACGCGTGACGATACGGGCGGTCTGGAACGTCTGA
- a CDS encoding CBS domain-containing protein, translated as MDVTDVIDDTYDTVDEETPVSKLRGAFEGSAQKALLVTAGGEFDGIVTRRDAISSHEKNSRKARSLVRPVPRIGRHEDLREAARLMIAGDTRVLPVMDDPEAESGDVVGVVRADDLLRHVQPYLSVLDTEDVATLEVVTVEPETTLGKALATFREKRIEHLPVVADEDGENVVGIVSLLDVIQFVTRELTRQQGGDPSAHVTAQGGDHGGFGDRSGESADLLDLPVRNVMVETVGTTTLDESLDAALDTMLEFEASSSIVLDDGVLAGIVTKTDLLDALTWTEEGGRPIQVFGTDYVTELTHETMAERIDDVARKYGAMRVLEAKVHVNEHKERLRGVPQIHVRIRLYTDKGLFVASDTGYGDRHAFSLALNAIERQILEGKTYGESKKPVDDEEIARMYGWWLSE; from the coding sequence ATGGACGTAACCGACGTCATCGACGATACGTACGACACGGTCGACGAGGAGACGCCCGTCTCGAAGCTCCGAGGTGCGTTCGAAGGGTCGGCCCAGAAGGCACTGCTCGTCACGGCCGGCGGCGAGTTCGACGGGATCGTCACGCGACGCGACGCGATCTCGTCGCACGAGAAGAACTCGCGAAAGGCACGGTCGCTCGTTCGACCAGTGCCGAGGATCGGCCGCCACGAAGACCTCCGGGAGGCCGCCCGCCTCATGATCGCGGGCGACACGAGAGTGCTCCCCGTGATGGACGATCCCGAGGCGGAATCAGGGGACGTCGTGGGCGTGGTTCGCGCTGACGACCTCCTTCGACACGTCCAGCCGTATCTCTCGGTGCTCGACACCGAGGACGTCGCCACGCTCGAGGTTGTCACCGTCGAACCCGAGACGACGCTCGGAAAGGCGCTCGCTACGTTCCGCGAGAAGCGCATCGAGCACCTGCCGGTGGTGGCCGACGAGGACGGCGAGAACGTCGTCGGCATCGTCAGCCTGCTCGACGTCATCCAGTTCGTCACTCGGGAGCTTACGCGACAGCAGGGCGGCGATCCGTCGGCGCACGTCACGGCACAGGGCGGCGATCACGGCGGATTCGGCGATCGGAGCGGTGAGAGTGCGGACTTACTCGACCTGCCGGTACGGAACGTGATGGTCGAGACGGTCGGAACGACCACGCTGGACGAATCGCTCGACGCCGCCCTCGACACCATGCTCGAGTTCGAAGCCTCCTCCTCGATCGTTCTCGACGACGGTGTGCTCGCGGGCATCGTCACCAAGACCGACCTTCTGGACGCGTTGACGTGGACCGAAGAAGGCGGTCGACCGATACAGGTGTTCGGTACCGATTACGTGACCGAACTGACCCACGAGACGATGGCCGAGCGGATCGACGACGTCGCGCGCAAGTACGGCGCGATGCGCGTTCTCGAGGCGAAGGTCCACGTCAACGAACACAAAGAACGCCTTCGCGGGGTTCCGCAGATCCACGTCCGCATCCGGCTGTACACCGACAAAGGACTGTTCGTCGCCTCCGACACTGGCTACGGCGATCGCCACGCGTTCTCGCTCGCGCTGAACGCGATCGAACGCCAGATCCTGGAGGGGAAAACCTACGGCGAGAGCAAGAAACCGGTCGACGACGAGGAGATTGCCCGAATGTATGGCTGGTGGCTGTCCGAGTAG
- a CDS encoding helix-turn-helix transcriptional regulator translates to MVFKTLWSQLSTRFNSAAVDEAESTDDESDDEETLSYAEQVEYGVDERELADEDVVLRLLVKRGGRVDRETVIEKTGWSADHLDTVVTEMEADNQVSAITVGRQDIICRRGFEPKGYRSHLNE, encoded by the coding sequence ATGGTATTCAAAACGCTCTGGTCACAGTTATCAACCCGGTTCAACTCGGCCGCGGTCGACGAAGCCGAGTCGACCGATGACGAATCGGACGACGAAGAGACGCTCAGTTACGCCGAACAGGTCGAGTACGGCGTCGACGAACGGGAACTTGCGGACGAAGACGTCGTTCTCCGGCTGCTCGTAAAACGCGGGGGCCGCGTCGATCGCGAGACCGTCATCGAGAAAACGGGGTGGTCGGCCGACCACTTAGATACCGTCGTCACGGAGATGGAAGCGGACAACCAGGTGAGTGCCATCACGGTCGGTCGTCAGGACATTATTTGTCGCCGCGGATTCGAACCGAAGGGCTATCGCTCGCATCTAAACGAGTAG
- the surE gene encoding 5'/3'-nucleotidase SurE produces MDDRLSILLTNDDGYGEPGIVAMGEELSQIADVTVVAPATDQSACGRAISNEVTVDERDDGYAITGTPADCVVAGLSEFAPDPDLVVAGCNEGANLGAYVLGRSGTISAAVEAAFFDVPAIATSMYVPVGDLAFEDVETTPADFAEATRATRYLVEHALSAGVFEDASYLNVNVPMNGGREPPMVVTRPSKRYEMDATRNGSTITVEDGVWETMDPETIPDPPGTDRRAVVEGQVSVSPLVAPHTTGSQAQLEALAEAYPRSRGRKSASERTNE; encoded by the coding sequence ATGGACGACCGGCTATCAATATTGCTGACCAACGACGACGGCTACGGCGAGCCGGGAATCGTCGCCATGGGCGAGGAACTCTCGCAGATCGCAGACGTCACCGTCGTCGCCCCCGCGACCGACCAGAGCGCCTGCGGGCGAGCGATCTCGAACGAAGTGACCGTCGACGAGCGCGACGACGGCTACGCGATTACGGGGACCCCCGCCGATTGCGTCGTCGCCGGCCTCTCCGAGTTCGCCCCCGATCCGGACCTCGTCGTCGCGGGCTGTAACGAGGGAGCGAACCTCGGCGCCTACGTTCTCGGACGGTCGGGGACGATCAGTGCCGCCGTCGAGGCCGCATTCTTCGACGTGCCCGCGATCGCCACCTCGATGTACGTTCCGGTCGGCGACCTCGCGTTCGAGGACGTCGAGACGACGCCCGCGGACTTCGCCGAGGCGACGCGCGCGACCCGCTACCTGGTCGAGCACGCGCTCTCGGCCGGCGTCTTCGAGGACGCCTCCTACCTCAACGTGAACGTCCCGATGAACGGCGGACGGGAGCCGCCGATGGTCGTCACCCGACCGTCGAAGCGATACGAGATGGACGCGACCCGCAACGGATCGACGATCACCGTCGAGGACGGCGTCTGGGAGACGATGGATCCGGAGACAATTCCCGATCCGCCCGGCACCGATCGACGCGCAGTCGTCGAAGGGCAGGTGAGCGTCTCGCCGCTGGTCGCCCCGCACACGACGGGATCACAAGCGCAGCTCGAGGCGCTCGCGGAGGCGTATCCCCGCTCCAGGGGACGGAAATCGGCGAGCGAGCGAACGAACGAGTGA
- a CDS encoding small ribosomal subunit Rsm22 family protein — protein MTDQREAVRENALYLRNVRPIDPEEIFEYVEGEPHPAVVRQYLREDAVTLGLVEREDGTFVPVSEEPVEARFEPVERFPRTYENALEDWLVERYGPHWYDGASGDVLRSTLRRTKAQYLAGDAVSYDEDVAAGYAIYHLPGYYAAVQYALDDLAERDLLGRNLRVLDVGAGVGGPALGLCEYLPDDGLVEYHALEPSAAADVLETVLAETGRNVHWDVHRTTAEAFEPDGEPFDLILLCNVLSELDDPVSVCQRYLSMLADDGSLLAMAPADRETSIGLREVERAVEDTAVSSADGTERTVTVYGPLVRLWAGERPSDRGWSFDVRPDLAVPDVQSRLDEAATDPDHRPGEFVNVDVQFSHSMLRLDGTRRHDVSLDTARWAKMAEMERHVSNRIDLVAAKVSRSLVDRSEEASGSTGEEPSNPLFKVSDGSEAVDHYAVVTNETALNRPLLDAGYGDLLAFESALALWNDDEEAYNLVVDEETVVDPLG, from the coding sequence ATGACCGACCAGCGCGAGGCGGTCCGGGAGAACGCGTTGTACCTGCGGAACGTCCGACCGATCGATCCGGAAGAAATTTTCGAATACGTCGAGGGCGAGCCGCACCCGGCGGTGGTCCGCCAGTACCTGCGCGAGGACGCCGTCACGCTCGGACTCGTCGAGCGCGAGGACGGAACGTTCGTTCCCGTCTCCGAAGAACCAGTCGAGGCGCGCTTCGAACCGGTCGAGAGGTTCCCCCGAACCTACGAGAACGCCCTCGAAGACTGGCTCGTCGAACGGTACGGGCCACACTGGTACGACGGGGCGTCGGGCGACGTTCTCCGGTCGACGCTGCGTCGAACGAAAGCCCAGTACCTGGCGGGCGACGCCGTCTCTTACGACGAGGACGTCGCCGCCGGGTACGCGATCTACCACCTGCCGGGCTACTACGCCGCGGTGCAGTACGCACTCGACGATTTGGCCGAGCGGGACTTACTCGGTCGGAACCTCCGAGTCCTCGACGTGGGCGCCGGGGTCGGCGGCCCCGCACTGGGACTGTGTGAATATCTCCCGGACGACGGGCTCGTCGAGTACCACGCGCTCGAACCGAGCGCGGCCGCGGACGTCCTCGAAACGGTGCTCGCCGAAACCGGGCGGAACGTCCACTGGGACGTCCACCGCACGACCGCCGAGGCCTTCGAACCGGACGGCGAACCGTTCGACCTCATCTTGCTGTGTAACGTCCTGAGTGAACTCGATGACCCGGTCTCCGTCTGTCAGCGCTACCTCTCGATGCTCGCGGACGACGGCTCGCTGCTGGCGATGGCGCCGGCCGACCGGGAGACGAGCATCGGCCTGCGAGAGGTCGAGCGAGCGGTGGAGGACACCGCAGTTTCGAGTGCCGACGGTACCGAGCGCACGGTCACCGTCTACGGACCGTTGGTCAGACTCTGGGCGGGCGAGCGGCCGAGCGATCGGGGCTGGTCGTTCGACGTCCGTCCCGACCTCGCGGTCCCGGACGTGCAATCGCGACTCGACGAGGCGGCGACGGATCCAGACCACCGGCCGGGCGAGTTCGTCAACGTCGACGTCCAGTTTTCACACTCGATGCTTCGACTCGACGGGACCCGACGTCACGACGTCTCGCTCGATACGGCCCGCTGGGCGAAGATGGCGGAGATGGAACGCCACGTCTCGAACCGGATCGACCTCGTCGCGGCGAAGGTGAGCCGCTCGCTCGTCGATCGAAGTGAGGAGGCCAGCGGGTCGACGGGAGAGGAGCCGTCGAATCCGCTCTTCAAGGTCAGCGACGGGAGCGAAGCGGTCGATCACTACGCGGTGGTGACGAACGAGACGGCGTTGAACCGACCGCTACTCGACGCCGGGTACGGGGACCTCCTCGCGTTCGAGTCGGCGCTGGCGCTCTGGAACGACGACGAGGAGGCGTACAACCTGGTCGTCGACGAAGAGACCGTGGTCGATCCGCTCGGGTAA
- a CDS encoding prephenate dehydrogenase/arogenate dehydrogenase family protein yields MEVCIVGAGAMGRWLAETLDADLAIADVDETRARETAAAVGGRTVPLEPDGDTYDAVCLAVPMGEVEAAIATQAVRVDGAIVDVAGVMEPVLTAMDEYAPAVEHCSLHPLFAPERAPGSIAVVTRSAGPATRAILADLETAENELVETTPAEHDGAMERVQAAAHAAVLAFAAAAEPVPEAFETPLYEGLREQVERIGAGTPRVYADVQDRFDGADAVAEAAGRIAEADHDELVSLIEDATATWVDDRRETSRSSTASGGVPDR; encoded by the coding sequence ATGGAGGTGTGTATCGTCGGCGCCGGTGCGATGGGGCGATGGCTCGCCGAGACGCTCGACGCCGACCTCGCGATCGCCGACGTCGACGAGACGAGAGCGCGCGAGACGGCCGCCGCCGTCGGTGGCCGGACGGTCCCGCTGGAACCCGACGGCGACACCTACGACGCCGTCTGCCTCGCCGTTCCGATGGGCGAGGTCGAGGCGGCGATCGCGACGCAGGCGGTCCGAGTCGACGGCGCGATCGTCGACGTCGCGGGCGTGATGGAACCCGTCCTCACCGCGATGGACGAGTACGCACCCGCTGTGGAACACTGCAGTCTGCACCCGCTGTTCGCACCAGAACGCGCTCCGGGATCGATCGCCGTCGTGACCCGGTCGGCGGGTCCGGCGACCCGGGCGATTCTCGCAGACCTAGAGACCGCCGAAAACGAGCTCGTCGAGACGACGCCGGCCGAGCACGACGGCGCGATGGAACGCGTGCAGGCGGCAGCCCACGCGGCGGTCCTGGCGTTCGCGGCGGCCGCAGAGCCGGTCCCCGAAGCGTTCGAAACGCCGCTGTACGAGGGCCTACGCGAGCAGGTCGAACGGATCGGTGCGGGAACGCCGCGCGTGTACGCGGACGTCCAAGATCGGTTCGACGGCGCCGACGCCGTCGCCGAGGCCGCCGGACGAATCGCGGAGGCAGATCACGACGAACTCGTCTCGCTGATCGAGGACGCGACGGCGACGTGGGTCGACGACCGACGCGAGACGAGCCGATCATCGACCGCGTCCGGGGGTGTGCCGGATCGATGA
- a CDS encoding M24 family metallopeptidase produces the protein MNETRRPLTDHLAEHDLDAYLIDADGTDANQRYISGFSAPDPFQTIVTADGVHLLVSGLEYGRAQTESDADSVTNTAAYDYHELREEYGPREAKHRLLAAFLADHGVESVAVPENCRVGTADGLREQGIAVSVDADGVVGELRETKTDAEIEHVRATQAANQRAMAVAESLIATAEVRDGVLYHDDEVLTSERVTTEIEIALLRDGCALDETIVASGANAADPHDRGSGPIHAGESIVIDIFPRDKETCYFGDMTRTFVRGEPSDELRRRYEVTHEAFEAALDAIEPGVAGDEIHGIVCDVIEDAGYETLRSDPETSTGYIHGTGHGVGLDIHEGPSLSFGGDELEPGHVITVEPGIYDPEVGGVRIEDLVVVTEDGYENLTDYPISIEPQDRR, from the coding sequence ATGAACGAAACGCGCCGACCGCTGACCGACCACCTCGCCGAGCACGACCTGGACGCCTATCTGATCGACGCCGACGGCACCGACGCGAACCAGCGCTACATCTCTGGCTTTTCCGCGCCGGACCCGTTCCAGACGATCGTGACGGCCGACGGCGTCCACCTGCTTGTGTCCGGGCTCGAGTACGGCCGCGCCCAGACCGAATCCGACGCCGACAGCGTGACCAACACCGCCGCCTACGACTATCACGAACTTCGCGAAGAGTACGGCCCGCGCGAAGCGAAACACCGACTGCTCGCGGCGTTTCTGGCCGACCACGGCGTCGAATCGGTCGCCGTTCCCGAAAACTGTCGCGTCGGCACCGCCGACGGACTCCGCGAGCAGGGGATCGCCGTCTCGGTCGACGCCGACGGCGTCGTCGGCGAACTGCGCGAGACGAAGACCGACGCTGAGATCGAACACGTCCGCGCGACCCAGGCTGCCAACCAGCGCGCGATGGCCGTCGCCGAGTCGCTTATCGCGACCGCCGAGGTGCGCGACGGCGTCCTCTATCACGACGACGAGGTGCTCACGAGCGAGCGCGTCACGACCGAGATCGAGATCGCCCTGCTGCGCGACGGCTGCGCGCTCGACGAGACGATCGTCGCCTCGGGTGCGAACGCCGCCGATCCCCACGACCGCGGGAGCGGCCCGATCCACGCCGGCGAGTCGATCGTGATCGACATCTTCCCGCGCGATAAGGAAACCTGCTACTTCGGCGACATGACCCGGACGTTCGTTCGCGGCGAGCCAAGCGACGAACTACGCCGACGGTACGAGGTGACACACGAGGCCTTCGAGGCTGCCCTCGACGCCATCGAACCTGGGGTCGCCGGCGACGAGATCCACGGAATCGTCTGCGACGTCATCGAAGACGCCGGCTACGAGACGCTCCGGAGCGACCCAGAGACCAGCACGGGCTACATCCACGGCACCGGCCACGGCGTCGGCCTCGACATCCACGAGGGGCCGAGCCTCTCGTTCGGCGGCGACGAACTCGAACCCGGCCACGTGATCACCGTCGAACCCGGCATTTACGATCCGGAGGTAGGCGGCGTCCGCATCGAGGACCTCGTCGTCGTCACCGAGGACGGCTACGAGAACCTCACCGACTACCCCATCTCGATCGAACCGCAGGATCGTCGGTAA
- the aroA gene encoding 3-phosphoshikimate 1-carboxyvinyltransferase yields the protein MNVTLAPATVDGVVSAPPSKSYTHRAILAAGCGESSLVESPLWSADTQATTRAVEAFGGSVSRRSDGALAIDGFDGQPAIPDDVIDCANSGTTMRLVTATAALVDGTTVLTGDASLRSRPQGPLLDALADLGATARSTRSNGQAPLVIDGPIDGGRVSIPGDVSSQYVSALLMAGPLTDGGVEVELETTLKSAPYVDVTREVLDAFGVETRETDAGFAVDGGQSYRVADGSYAVPGDFSSISYLLAAGAIAGEVEIEGAHPSAQGDRAIVDHVEAFGAPVEWNREAGRLSVERAPLSGIEVSVADTPDLLPTLAALGAVADGETRILDAEHVRYKETDRVSAMAEELDTMGVETTEERDALIVHGDRSTLSGARVDGRGDHRIVMALAVAALAADGETTIDGAEHVDVSFPTFFETLTDLGVEVTRSE from the coding sequence ATGAACGTCACGCTCGCTCCGGCGACCGTCGACGGTGTCGTCAGTGCACCTCCGTCGAAGAGTTACACGCATCGGGCGATCCTCGCGGCTGGCTGTGGCGAATCGAGTCTGGTCGAGTCTCCCCTCTGGAGTGCGGACACGCAGGCGACGACGCGCGCGGTCGAGGCGTTCGGCGGCTCGGTCAGCCGCCGATCTGACGGCGCGCTCGCGATCGACGGGTTCGACGGCCAGCCGGCCATCCCCGACGACGTGATCGACTGTGCGAACAGCGGGACGACGATGCGCCTCGTCACCGCCACCGCCGCGCTCGTCGACGGAACCACGGTCCTGACTGGCGACGCGTCGCTCCGGTCGCGTCCACAGGGGCCGTTGCTCGACGCACTCGCCGACCTCGGCGCGACCGCCAGGAGCACGCGGTCGAACGGCCAGGCGCCGCTCGTGATCGACGGTCCGATCGACGGCGGTCGCGTCTCGATTCCGGGCGACGTCTCCTCGCAGTACGTTTCCGCCCTGTTGATGGCCGGGCCGCTCACCGACGGAGGCGTCGAGGTCGAGCTCGAAACGACGCTGAAATCCGCACCGTACGTCGACGTCACGCGCGAAGTGCTCGATGCGTTCGGCGTCGAGACTCGCGAGACCGACGCTGGCTTCGCCGTCGACGGCGGCCAATCCTACCGCGTAGCTGACGGCTCGTACGCCGTCCCCGGCGACTTCTCCTCGATCTCGTACCTGCTGGCGGCCGGTGCGATCGCCGGCGAGGTCGAAATCGAGGGCGCACACCCGAGCGCGCAGGGCGACCGCGCGATCGTCGATCACGTCGAGGCGTTCGGGGCGCCCGTCGAGTGGAACCGCGAGGCCGGTCGCCTCTCCGTCGAACGCGCCCCGCTGTCGGGTATCGAGGTCTCCGTCGCCGACACGCCCGATCTCCTCCCGACGCTGGCCGCCCTCGGCGCCGTCGCCGACGGGGAGACCCGAATCCTCGACGCCGAACACGTCCGGTACAAGGAGACCGACCGGGTGAGCGCGATGGCCGAGGAACTCGATACGATGGGCGTCGAGACGACCGAAGAACGCGACGCGCTGATCGTCCACGGCGACCGGTCGACGCTCAGTGGCGCGCGCGTCGACGGTCGCGGCGACCACCGTATCGTGATGGCGCTGGCGGTCGCCGCGCTCGCCGCCGACGGCGAGACGACGATCGATGGGGCCGAACACGTCGACGTCTCCTTTCCGACGTTCTTCGAGACGCTCACGGACCTCGGCGTCGAGGTAACGCGATCCGAGTGA
- a CDS encoding alkaline phosphatase family protein produces the protein MSRREIEERVGANRERDAVVEPDYGGYCVSNVVESLLGLLDSRFDAPMPEDVFRGVDTDVETVVFVLLDGLGYDEWTRFESRSTLARRFAADGTVSPLTSIFPSETAAAFTSIATGTDPIEHGLLGWFQYLGAIERDVVTLPFTTLTETPIGDVDPTLDGSALFDATALSARTAETDLSFEAVLPSSIVESPYSRAIFDGAARTGFDERESFARRLRDSAESADGPTFVFGYEPSIDAAAHEDGLRSRATRSTATDVLAHLQSGFVERLSDDAAAKTLLVVSADHGIVDTVPAENVDVTDWPSWPDVRRWLRRDRSNEPRRPTGSPRNMHLHVDPDHVADVNARLAEAVDGRVYTRSEAVDAGLFGEASPSALFERRCGDLLAVHRNRGLCWIDRDLNEIGMHGGLTREEMLVPFAVGRVEDLRG, from the coding sequence ATGTCCCGTCGGGAGATAGAAGAGCGGGTGGGCGCGAACCGGGAGCGAGACGCGGTCGTCGAGCCGGACTACGGCGGGTACTGCGTCTCGAACGTCGTCGAATCGCTACTCGGGCTCCTCGATTCCCGATTCGACGCGCCGATGCCAGAAGACGTCTTTCGGGGCGTCGACACGGACGTCGAAACCGTGGTGTTCGTCCTGCTGGACGGTCTCGGCTACGACGAGTGGACTCGCTTCGAGTCCCGGTCGACGTTGGCCCGGCGGTTCGCCGCGGACGGGACGGTGAGTCCGCTCACCTCGATCTTTCCGTCGGAGACGGCCGCGGCGTTCACCTCGATCGCGACGGGGACCGATCCGATCGAGCACGGGCTCCTCGGGTGGTTTCAGTACCTGGGGGCGATCGAGCGCGACGTGGTCACGCTCCCGTTTACCACGCTAACCGAAACGCCGATTGGAGACGTCGATCCGACGCTCGACGGGTCCGCGCTGTTCGACGCGACGGCGCTGTCGGCCAGGACGGCCGAGACGGATCTCTCGTTCGAAGCAGTCCTGCCGTCGTCGATCGTCGAATCGCCCTACAGTAGGGCGATATTCGACGGTGCAGCGCGGACCGGGTTCGACGAACGCGAGTCGTTCGCGCGACGGCTTCGCGATTCGGCCGAGTCGGCCGACGGGCCGACGTTCGTCTTCGGGTACGAGCCCTCGATCGACGCCGCTGCCCACGAGGACGGGTTGCGAAGTCGCGCAACCAGATCGACGGCGACCGACGTCCTCGCTCACCTCCAGTCCGGATTCGTCGAGCGCCTGTCGGACGACGCGGCCGCGAAGACGCTGCTCGTCGTCTCGGCCGATCACGGTATCGTGGATACGGTTCCGGCCGAAAACGTCGACGTAACCGACTGGCCGAGCTGGCCCGACGTGCGGCGCTGGCTTCGAAGGGACCGGTCGAACGAACCGCGGAGACCGACCGGCAGTCCGCGAAATATGCACCTTCACGTCGATCCCGATCACGTTGCCGACGTCAACGCCCGACTGGCGGAGGCGGTCGACGGGCGCGTCTACACCCGTTCGGAGGCGGTCGACGCCGGGCTCTTCGGGGAGGCCTCGCCGTCTGCGCTGTTCGAACGACGCTGTGGCGACCTCCTGGCGGTGCATCGAAATCGCGGCCTTTGCTGGATCGATCGCGATCTGAACGAAATCGGTATGCACGGCGGACTCACTCGCGAAGAGATGCTCGTTCCGTTCGCGGTCGGTCGCGTCGAGGATCTTCGAGGGTGA